A genomic segment from Nicotiana sylvestris chromosome 1, ASM39365v2, whole genome shotgun sequence encodes:
- the LOC138874368 gene encoding uncharacterized protein gives MPARPTVEASNVVIKGILIIFTLDSYALMDLGSTFSYATPYFALDFGIEPKQLLEPFSISTPVGDYLIASRVYRGCVIIIQDQETTTDLIELEMVDFDVIIGMDWLYKYYTILDCRAKVVKFKFPNELVREWKGNIVESRVRVTNTIAEVASIQSVPVVNEFPDVFPDELPSIPPDWVIDFKIDVVLDT, from the exons ATGCCTGCTCGCCCTACTGTAGAGGCTTCAAATGTAGTCATCAAAGGTATACTTATTATTTTTACTCTTGATTCTTATGCTCTTATGGATCTCGGATCTACTTTTTCCTATGCTACTCCGTACTTTGCTTTGGATTTTGGGATAGAGCCAAAACAACTACTTGAACCATTTTCTATATCAACTCCGGTGGGAGATTATCTTATTGCCTCCCGCGTCTATAGGGGTTGTGTGATTATAATTCAAGATCAAGAGACTACGACAGACCTTATTGAGCTAGaaatggttgactttgatgtaatcatagggatggattggttatacAAGTATTACACTATTCTTGATTGTCGTGCTAAAGTAGTCAAGTTTAAGTTTCCCAATGAGTTAGTTCGTGAATGGAAGGGCAATATTGTTGAGTCTCGAG TCAGAGTCACTAATACAATTGCGGAGGTAGCAAGCATTCAGTCTGTGCCAGTTGTTaatgagtttcctgatgtttttccTGATGAGCTTCCGAGTATCCCACCAGATTGGGTCATCGACTTCAAGATAGATGTGGTGCTAGATACTTAG